The Falco naumanni isolate bFalNau1 chromosome 1, bFalNau1.pat, whole genome shotgun sequence genome window below encodes:
- the SMIM18 gene encoding small integral membrane protein 18 yields the protein MATLNTTHWNETTSISQYLGFQVQKIYPFHDNWNTACFIILIIFIFTVVSLVVLAFLYELLDCCCCVKNKTVKDLENEPNPVRAMMNSFRKHETEVV from the coding sequence ATGGCAACCCTCAACACCACTCACTGGAACGAGACTACATCCATTTCCCAGTATCTGGGCTTTCAAGTGCAAAAAATTTACCCTTTCCATGACAACTGGAACACTGCCTGCTTTATTATTCTCATCATATTCATCTTTACTGTAGTTTCTCTGGTGGTGTTGGCTTTCCTCTATGAACTGCTAGACTGTTGCTgctgtgtgaaaaataaaactgtgaaagACTTGGAGAACGAACCCAATCCTGTTAGAGCAATGATgaacagcttcagaaagcatGAAACAGAGGTGGTGTAG